In Babesia microti strain RI chromosome IV, complete genome, the sequence GTTATTTGTTAAGCTATTTAGAGATATTCAAAGGTGTACGTATATACCCGGTCTGGGGAACTTGTGTACACCACTCATCGCATATCATAATCTCTTGAATGTAGCAACaccaataaaatatatctcGCTAGTTTAATTGCGCTATAATTAACCTACACAACAAGAACTTAAAGGTGTTCAAAATAGCTACTCACTAATGCTGCAAGTTGCTCATTTATGTATTCATTAcgtatattaattttttagttgcatattttacacatcAACACACTAACCACTATTTTTTAGACCAAAATATCACAGTTTATCACTAGGGCGCCAGACTATAACTATTTCCACGGTGTATCTAGAAAAAACTTACAATGCAGTTGGTTGACCGCCTAACTAATACTCAATTACCTACACATAGCAAGGTCACTGGTACCGCAGCTCATAAATCATGTAATGGTAGGATGTTTCACGACAAATTGTTCGAAAAAgaatcaaaaaattgtacTACAATCCATGATGGGGAAAAGAGTGAAGATCACCAAGTAGATTCTGAACAGCAACATATCTTCATCTCACCTACAGATCTTATGGATTTTAGAACTCGCCAATGTCAAGACTACCAGCGGGGAATCTGCAAAGACAGCATGAAATGTTGGAATTCGCATTCGGAGACTTGGCCCAGAAGATCACCACTTACTCACAACTATGATTACAAACTTTGTTCCAACataaatttcataaaatcgTTAGATAAAATGCAATTACAAggtaaatgtaaatatggACGCAAGTGTCGTTATTCGCATTCTAAGGAGGAGCAGTTATATCACCCTTTGTTGTACAAGACAAGATTGTGCATAAACTATCCTAATTGCAAGAGCTACTATTGTCCTTTTGCCCATGGTACCGAAGAATTAAGGCATACAAAACAATCTATtaacaataacaataacaCCGGTAGTAGCTCCAACAGGTTTAACGATGATGGTGTGACTACAATTGGTTTAAGTGTAGATTATTCGCCGGACGGGCCATGTAATGGCAAATTGAAGGTACCATTTCAAGCTTACACGCCTTCCACAGCCAGTGCAATTACATCTCCTCCAAATTCACCAAAACAGATCTTATTGCCATCCATAAATAACCCCCCCAAACCGGGTGTGATTAAACCCAATCTTAATTCTAACAACGATGGTTTGGATTTAtcaatcaaaaataacaattttaatcatCTAACGCTGGATATACTTGATAAGAGATTGGATCTAGCCTTTGAAGCGCTTAAATTGGATCaacataacaaattatcacaatttaacaaatttaggTTGCAGAACAAATCGAATCAACACACCACGTATAGTTTTGACAAATACAATGTTtctaataataaattagaCGATTCGGATGACAAATATGCTTGTTTAGATAATAGGGGAGACGAGGCTCTAAATATTGGGTTAAAGAGCGATATCTCCCTTTCACAGTGGCTTGTTTCTACCACTGTTGCTCCGGAAACGGATCATTTACTAAACAATGACGAATCGAATTTTTACGAAACGATCAGAGATGGGAGGGAAATGTACAGTACCTGGGGTCCTTACTCGGACAATTATTTCCACAGTAATGAGCCAAGCCCGAAAAAATCGCCTAAAGGAGGTGTTAATTGCGTGGGCTCATGTTTGGGCTGTGAATGCAATGATAAGACCGGGTACTTGGACGAGACTATGGACGATCAATGGCTAAATGGAGTCGTTCAAACTGGGCTGGACATGGCTACGGCAGAAGCGAATCGTTTTTTGACCACTCGAGTGGTGAATCCACCAGAGCGCTCTGACTTTGAGGAGTTTTATGAGCCTAGTTACAACAGAACCCACTTTTCCAGGTTTAAAAAGTTGTACAATGATGGATTAAATGCTTCAACACTGTCAACATTTGGGGTTGTGGATGAGGTAGGCGTGATTAGGAAAAATGCCAGTATTCAGACGGTGGAATACCCCCCCGGTTTCTTCGACTAAAGAGGGgcaatttattgatattattttataatttatttcataaTCCAAGTTTATTAGTATAATTGTTGGTTTATTTTCATAGTTTTGTTATTCGTATGTGTGAAGGATGAGATATTTGCACCTAGAcagtatattaatttaattataagtGAGCAATTGAACCAGATTAACATTTGATATAGAGGTTTGAATAATAGTTTGAATATTGCACATATATCTAGCAGAAGTATTTATGTAGATATAACTATAAAAGTTTGGCAAGTGAGGAGCGATACGATACCACTCATCAGGAAGTGTCAATTGGGGCACACAAGCGTGCAAACTAGCCAGCCAAACACTCAACACTAAAAAGTACATAAGTAATTACTAATCTTGTGGACTTAATGAGGTGAATGGTTGTAAGGTATCACCGAATAGAAATGGAATATACGACCCCAGGGCGTGATTAATATGGCTTAGGATGACATTCATCGACTGCTTTCTACGGCGGTTCGGAGGGGGTATGATCGTGCAGTATCTGGACACGAAATCAATAGCCATTGATATAGAACAGGGCGGTTTTGTGGTAATTCGCAACCTGAGTTTACCAATCGAGATAAGCCATCCCATCGTGCCACTAAACTTGAAAAGCTGTAAGATTGGCTGTGTAAAGGTGTGTGCAGAGTGGAGATCAGCATTACGTTACAATCCATCGGAGAAGCTCAGAGTTGAAGTTACTGATTTGACCCTAGACATTGGGTTGATTGATTTTGGGCAGTGGTCAGATGACGAGTTATTGGAGTTTTTAGAACATAGTAAGAAAAAGTTGTTAAGGCATTGGGAAAATGCATTTAAGACGTTTGGTAACTTTAGCTTATTCGAGAAAATTGGTTTCAATGTCGCAAACAGTTTGGCGATAACCTGCACAAATATAACgattaattttaatgtgGACCTTGAGGGATTCAGTGGGTACATTGTCAGGATTTCCATACCTGAGCTTTTGTTAGGAGGGTGCGACAAGTTAGCCGGTAGTGAATTGTACGGCGTGAGGAATTCCCTCTTGATAGCCCTCTCAATTAATCTCAGCAGTgtttcaatatcatttgcCCAAGCCAATAGGGCCGGGGCTGATGAAATTTGGATTGAAATGACGACAACCCCCTTCGACTGTGAGATAGGCGTGAGAAAGTGGTCTCCCAGGGCTCTGGGTATGAAACCCCTATTTAAACGGCACAACTTTTTCAGCAACCCTGCCGTTGGAGTAACAATGAGTTTTAGCGACTTGAATTTCTACCTAAACAGTCAGGTTTTGGATCTGATTTTCAGTATATCAGGGTATTTTTACACGTGGAGCAAGTGGCAATATGTTTTAAAGGATATGTTGGCTGCAAGACCCAGCCACACAGCCGCAGCCAGGTACGTGAAGGGACAGATGGGTGAGGCGGAGAAATTGAAGTTTGAGAGAGAATGCCCCATAGAAATGCTCTTTAGGCTAATAAATAGCAACAATAAGTGGTTTAAATATGCACTACATTTTTGTCTAAAGTCGGGCCCATTTACTATAAGCAGTGACACAGCCCGGGCGGAGGCGACTTTAGAATTGACCTACAAAATATACGAGAagaattcatcaaaattatttctcacgattgataaaatttttatagtTGCCATATCAAAAAGTGTACAAAGTGATGGCGTCGTTGTTGACGAATTTCCAATTGTTTACAGCTCTAGCATATTTCAAGGTGGGCTTGTACCTATAGATGGCGATATGTTTGAGCTCACAATTAAGCAATACACGGATCATGTAACTGCAATTGATATTAAAGTCCCAAGACTAACCTTGGCACTTGGTAATGCCTTGGCCGTGATAACATTCTTCCCTAGCACAATCGGAGCGTTCGATAGGATCAGGAAGGTTATAGACGAGCTTTCCGATAGGAAGCAGATACCAATGTACAAAAACCGCAGCCTAATCAAGGTGCAGATGTTAGGCGTGGATCTTGTGGCAGTTTTTGCACCCCTGGAGGCAGAATCCCCCACCAGCGTTGACAAATTTGCCCAGCTGCGCGAATACAAATATCCATACTACCTCAACACCGCCGACGTTCTTTCCACGGATTCTAGCGACAATGAAACCTCCCTTCAGCTAGTTGACCGGGATCAGTTCTTGGCTTCCCACCAAATTTCCTTGCACTCCCCGAAGGATCCGTTTGATGGGGAATCCGAACCAATAGGCAGAAAGTTTATAACATGCGTAAACTACGCAGCCAGGCTAAATACTATCCACACGCACGTGTATACAGACCAAATAATCACATTCAAAAGTAACTCTACCGCTTCCAGATGCTTGGCTGCTTCTCTCGAGgattttgttatattttccGACAAAAAAATCAACCATTTGTCATTTGCCCTCGAATCACTATCACTGAGCCTGGGAGGCGAGATAGTTGCCGAAATGGAAAAGTTCAGAATG encodes:
- a CDS encoding hypothetical protein (overlaps_old_locusTagID:BBM_III08595), producing MQLVDRLTNTQLPTHSKVTGTAAHKSCNGRMFHDKLFEKESKNCTTIHDGEKSEDHQVDSEQQHIFISPTDLMDFRTRQCQDYQRGICKDSMKCWNSHSETWPRRSPLTHNYDYKLCSNINFIKSLDKMQLQGKCKYGRKCRYSHSKEEQLYHPLLYKTRLCINYPNCKSYYCPFAHGTEELRHTKQSINNNNNTGSSSNRFNDDGVTTIGLSVDYSPDGPCNGKLKVPFQAYTPSTASAITSPPNSPKQILLPSINNPPKPGVIKPNLNSNNDGLDLSIKNNNFNHLTLDILDKRLDLAFEALKLDQHNKLSQFNKFRLQNKSNQHTTYSFDKYNVSNNKLDDSDDKYACLDNRGDEALNIGLKSDISLSQWLVSTTVAPETDHLLNNDESNFYETIRDGREMYSTWGPYSDNYFHSNEPSPKKSPKGGVNCVGSCLGCECNDKTGYLDETMDDQWLNGVVQTGLDMATAEANRFLTTRVVNPPERSDFEEFYEPSYNRTHFSRFKKLYNDGLNASTLSTFGVVDEVGVIRKNASIQTVEYPPGFFD